AGATGGCAGACAGCATCAACGCACAAATTGCCAGTAAGAAGATGCTGATTGACGGAATTGCGCATGAACTGCGAACACCACTGGTGCGCTTGCGTTATCGCCTTGAGATGAGCGACAACCTGACGGATGCGGAATCACTGGCGCTAAACCGTGATATTGGCCAACTGGAAGCCCTGATTGAAGAACTGCTGACTTACGCGCGCCTCGACCGCCCGCAAACGGAGTTGCAACTGGCAAGTGTGGATGTTCCACGCTGGCTTGATGAGCACATTGCCGATGTCAGAATCATTCATCCTCAGCTCGATATTCAACTGGATACACCATTAGCAGGTAATTTTGGTTTAATCGACCTGCGCCTGATGGAGCGTGTCACCGATAATCTGGTCAATAACGCGCTGCGTTACAGTAATGAGAAATTGCGAATCAGTTTGTGGCTCGACAACAGAACCGCAATTTTACAAGTTGAGGACGATGGTCCGGGTATTCCAGCCGAAGAACGCGAACGGGTATTTGAACCGTTTGTTCGCCTTGACCCCAGCCGCGACCGCGCCACGGGCGGATGCGGGCTAGGACTTGCGATCGTTCATTCTGTCGCAACGGCGATGGAAGGTTCGGTGGGCGTAGACAGCGGTGCGCTGGGTGGCGCCCGCTTCCGCTTTAGCTGGCCAATCAAAACGGAATCCCCTTTAGCGTTAGCCTCCGTGACGCCGCGCCGCTAAAAATCATGTTTCCCTGCCAGGCCATCGAAACGACGATGGTCAGGTTCATCTCCCTGTGTTATAAATTCATAAGTATGTTGTAACTAACGAGTGGCAAAATGGCAAAATATGATTTGATTGAACGCCTGACCAGCACCTTCCGCGAGCTTGAGCGCGACTTACATCAACTTCGTGAGCAACTCGATAGTTACAGATTGTTGGTGGGACGTGTGTTCCCCTTACCTGGAGTGGATAAAGGGAAGGAACATGATGCCGTCACGAAAATAGAAGTGACCCAATTACTGGGGCACGTGGCACATCAGTCCACCCTTTCCCATTTTACGCGCTTGTTCATCCAGCAACAGTCGGAGAAAACCAGCAGCAAAGCCGCTGTACGCTTGCCTGGCGCCGTTTGTTATCAGGTCGATGAGAGAGAACGTGAACAAACGCTGGCACTGATTGAGCGAATCAATCAGCGAAAACAGGCGTTTGAAAATATTGTCAGTGTGGAATCCGGTTTACCCAGCGTGCAGCGTTTTGAATGGGTACACCGCCAACTTCCGGGGCTTATCACGCTTAACGCTTAC
The nucleotide sequence above comes from Buttiauxella selenatireducens. Encoded proteins:
- the rstB gene encoding two-component system sensor histidine kinase RstB, which codes for MKKLFIQFYLLLFVCFLVMTMLVGLVYKFTAERAGRQSLDDLMKSSLYLMRSELREIPPRDWNRTIKDLDLNLSFKLHIEPMDKFKLDEITMRHLREGEIVALDDEYTFIQRIPRSHYVLAVGPIPYLFFLHQMRLLDVALMAFIAISLAFPVFIWMRPHWQDMLKLETAAQRLGKGHLDERIHFDSASSFERLGVAFNQMADSINAQIASKKMLIDGIAHELRTPLVRLRYRLEMSDNLTDAESLALNRDIGQLEALIEELLTYARLDRPQTELQLASVDVPRWLDEHIADVRIIHPQLDIQLDTPLAGNFGLIDLRLMERVTDNLVNNALRYSNEKLRISLWLDNRTAILQVEDDGPGIPAEERERVFEPFVRLDPSRDRATGGCGLGLAIVHSVATAMEGSVGVDSGALGGARFRFSWPIKTESPLALASVTPRR
- the tus gene encoding DNA replication terminus site-binding protein — translated: MAKYDLIERLTSTFRELERDLHQLREQLDSYRLLVGRVFPLPGVDKGKEHDAVTKIEVTQLLGHVAHQSTLSHFTRLFIQQQSEKTSSKAAVRLPGAVCYQVDEREREQTLALIERINQRKQAFENIVSVESGLPSVQRFEWVHRQLPGLITLNAYRTITSLDNPSTLNFGWANKQIIKNYSRRDVIEILEKSLNANRAVPPYTREQWAEQITRELNDISRLSDNTRLKIKRPVKVQPVARAWYQERKKQVQHACPSPLVVLCNPDNGEMPPDIGELLNYDADNIRHRYKPDAQPLRLVIPRLHLYCEE